CAGCGTCTTCATCGCCGGCGAGCGCGGCCTGATCGATCTGGCGGACCTTGTCGCATCGCTCGGCGGCGAGCCTCTCGCGCTGTCCGCCGTGACCGCGTCGGAACTGCTGTACGGCCTGCATCGCGCTCGAACGACTGCGCAACGGAATCGACGCAATGCTTACGTCGAGGCGATATTCGCGCAGATGACGGTGATTGCGTTCGATCTCGCCGTCGCGCGAGTGCACTCAGCCGTTTCGGCTGAGCTGGACCGCACCGGCCGCCAGGTCGGCGCGCACGATCTGATGATCGCGGCTACTGCGATGGCCCATGACTACCGCGTGGCGACGCGGGACCTCAGGAGCTTTCCGAAAATTCCGGGCCTCGAGACTGTGAGGATCTAGCGCCCGGTTCAACCTTTCAGATTCGCGGCGAACAGCTTGAGCATGCGCTCCCACGCGTCCTTTGCTTCGGCGGGC
The DNA window shown above is from Candidatus Binatus sp. and carries:
- a CDS encoding PIN domain-containing protein — encoded protein: MAALIDSSVFIAGERGLIDLADLVASLGGEPLALSAVTASELLYGLHRARTTAQRNRRNAYVEAIFAQMTVIAFDLAVARVHSAVSAELDRTGRQVGAHDLMIAATAMAHDYRVATRDLRSFPKIPGLETVRI